In the Caenorhabditis elegans chromosome X genome, one interval contains:
- the F52G3.8 gene encoding Ovule protein (Confirmed by transcript evidence): MTNRRAKRFAWLETSRSLICTNLLFHGQRNGSKIEPKYWSSATELTMILPRSWKITKWDWKIIFHRTTLFDWKQK; the protein is encoded by the exons ATGACCAATCGCAGAGCAAAACGTTTTGCATGGCTGGAAACGTCAAGAAGTTTGATCTGTACAAACTT GTTATTCCACGGACAGCGGAAtggttcaaaaatcgagcctAAATACTGGAGCAGCGCAACCGAGCTCACAATGATATTGCCGAGAAGCTGGAAAATTACGAAGTGGGATTGGAAAATCATCTTTCATCGTACGACGCTGTTCGATTGGAAGCAAAAATAA
- the F52G3.7 gene encoding uncharacterized protein (Confirmed by transcript evidence), with protein MDLRLCLFL; from the coding sequence TTGGATCTCCGTCTATGTTTGTTTCTTTGA